A genomic region of Sciurus carolinensis chromosome 7, mSciCar1.2, whole genome shotgun sequence contains the following coding sequences:
- the Olig3 gene encoding oligodendrocyte transcription factor 3 yields the protein MNSDSSSVSSRASSPDMDEMYLRDHHHRHHHHQESRLNSVSSTQGDIVQKMPGESLSRAGAKAAGESSKYKIKKQLSEQDLQQLRLKINGRERKRMHDLNLAMDGLREVMPYAHGPSVRKLSKIATLLLARNYILMLTSSLEEMKRLVGEIYGGHHSAFHCGTVGHSAGHPAHAANTVHPVHPILGGALSSGNASSPLSAASLPTIGTIRPPHSLLKAPSTPPALQLGSGFQHWAGLPCPCTICQMPPPPHLSALSTANMARLSAESKDLLK from the coding sequence ATGAATTCTGATTCGAGCTCTGTCTCCAGCAGAGCTTCATCTCCGGACATGGATGAGATGTACCTGAGGGaccaccaccaccgccaccaccaccaccaggagAGTCGTCTCAACTCAGTTTCGTCCACACAGGGCGATATAGTGCAGAAGATGCCTGGGGAAAGTCTCTCGCGGGCTGGCGCTAAGGCCGCGGGAGAGAGCAGCAAATACAAAATCAAGAAGCAGCTGTCGGAGCAGGACCTACAGCAGCTACGGCTGAAGATCAACGGACGCGAGCGCAAGAGGATGCACGACCTGAATCTCGCCATGGACGGGCTGCGCGAGGTCATGCCCTACGCGCACGGTCCCTCGGTGCGCAAGCTCTCCAAGATTGCCACTCTTCTGCTAGCCAGAAACTACATCCTCATGCTCACCAGCTCCCTGGAGGAGATGAAGAGGTTGGTTGGCGAGATTTATGGTGGCCACCACTCGGCCTTCCACTGCGGGACTGTGGGGCACTCGGCCGGACACCCGGCGCACGCAGCCAACACTGTGCACCCAGTGCACCCCATCCTGGGCGGCGCGCTCTCATCCGGTAATGCCTCGTCACCGCTGTCCGCCGCCTCACTGCCCACCATCGGTACCATTCGGCCTCCCCACTCGCTGCTCAAGGCGCCCTCCACGCCGCCTGCGCTGCAGCTGGGCAGCGGCTTCCAGCACTGGGCCGGGCTGCCCTGCCCCTGCACCATCTGCCAGATGCCGCCGCCACCGCACCTGTCCGCTCTCTCCACGGCCAACATGGCCCGGCTGTCTGCCGAGTCCAAGGACTTGCTTAAGTGA